One Paraburkholderia agricolaris DNA segment encodes these proteins:
- a CDS encoding phytoene/squalene synthase family protein has protein sequence MPNPTRAFLLGPLLKGVSRSFYLTLRVLPAGMRDPIGLAYLLARAADTIADTSLISPEQRLALLLSLRGQINGATDDGALFQRMATEVAGQQVQSDEKVLLESLGPALEVLSQLSESDRKAVREIVSTLTEGMEFDLRAFPDERSGQIAALREYAELDRYTYLVAGCVGEFWTTMTYAHMPGTLKERPETMARRGVRFGKALQMTNVLRDCGKDLRIGRCYLPQTMLDQYGLSVQDLLLPANSARARPLMVELVRGALDHFREALDYTLAIPAWSVRLRLACLWPILIGLDTLLLLVDNAAWLDPAKVSKVRRNQVYGIIASSLLLVPSNGLVRASVEKRIKQIEARF, from the coding sequence ATGCCGAATCCGACCCGGGCCTTTCTTCTCGGCCCGCTCCTGAAAGGCGTTTCACGCTCCTTCTACCTCACCCTGCGCGTGCTGCCCGCCGGGATGCGCGATCCGATTGGCCTCGCGTACCTGCTGGCGCGTGCGGCCGACACCATCGCGGACACGTCGCTGATCTCGCCCGAGCAACGCCTGGCGTTGCTGCTGTCGCTGCGCGGCCAGATCAACGGCGCGACGGACGACGGCGCGCTGTTCCAGCGTATGGCAACAGAGGTAGCGGGGCAGCAGGTCCAGTCCGATGAAAAGGTCTTGCTGGAATCGCTTGGACCCGCGCTCGAGGTGCTCTCGCAACTGAGCGAGTCGGACCGCAAGGCCGTACGCGAAATCGTCTCGACGCTGACCGAGGGTATGGAGTTCGACCTTCGCGCGTTTCCCGACGAACGTTCCGGTCAGATCGCCGCGCTGCGCGAATACGCGGAACTTGACCGCTATACCTATCTGGTGGCGGGCTGCGTCGGCGAATTCTGGACCACGATGACTTACGCACACATGCCCGGTACGCTGAAAGAGCGGCCCGAGACCATGGCGCGCCGCGGCGTGCGTTTCGGCAAAGCGCTGCAGATGACCAACGTGTTGCGCGATTGCGGCAAGGACTTGCGAATCGGCCGCTGCTACCTGCCGCAGACGATGCTCGATCAATACGGCCTCAGCGTGCAAGATCTGCTGCTGCCGGCGAATTCCGCTCGCGCGAGACCTCTGATGGTCGAACTCGTGCGCGGTGCGCTGGATCATTTCCGCGAGGCGCTCGACTACACGCTGGCGATTCCCGCGTGGTCGGTGCGTTTGCGTCTCGCCTGTTTGTGGCCGATCCTGATCGGCCTGGACACGCTGTTGTTGCTGGTGGATAACGCGGCCTGGCTCGACCCGGCCAAAGTCTCCAAAGTCCGGCGCAATCAGGTGTATGGAATCATCGCATCCTCACTGCTGCTGGTGCCTTCGAATGGACTGGTGCGCGCGTCCGTTGAAAAACGCATCAAGCAGATCGAAGCTCGATTCTGA
- a CDS encoding DUF4148 domain-containing protein, whose translation MKSLIQAVVIAAVLAAPVASFAQSNQPVTRAQVRAELIQLEKAGYQPGRADPYYPADIQAAQARVATQNGTAQAAQSSFGGVVSGSSQSGHAVPANGPKSIYFGN comes from the coding sequence ATGAAATCGCTCATTCAAGCTGTTGTTATCGCCGCTGTGCTGGCCGCTCCTGTCGCCTCGTTTGCGCAGTCCAACCAGCCCGTGACCCGCGCCCAGGTGCGTGCAGAACTGATTCAACTCGAAAAGGCCGGCTACCAGCCGGGCCGTGCCGACCCGTACTACCCGGCTGACATTCAGGCTGCACAAGCCCGTGTCGCCACGCAGAACGGTACCGCACAAGCCGCGCAAAGCAGTTTCGGCGGTGTGGTGAGCGGCTCGTCGCAGTCCGGTCATGCGGTTCCGGCAAACGGTCCGAAGTCGATCTACTTCGGCAACTAA
- a CDS encoding MFS transporter, translating into MASLPLDAPGASPASSTGAQALTPGVNARIDRLPATRTIWMLVFLLSIGGWFEFYDLFFTAYVGPGLVKSGLYATTTASFFGVSGLGAFVAASFAGLFIGTFFLAGLADRYGRRTVFTVSLLWYSAATLIMALQTTAPAINLWRLIAGIGVGVELVTIDTYVSELVPKHLRGRAFAFVHLVQYTAVPSVALLAWWLVPQTPFGVDGWRWVVIIGALGAVIVWAIRRRVPESPRWLAQQGRAAEAEQVLQAIEAKVARQYGKPLPAPVPAVEPATTKAAFREIWQPPYRKRAITMLVFNLFQAIGFYGFASWVPTLLVSKGVTITHSLLYSFVIAISNPFGPLIGMAIADRIERKTLIVLSALGIAVFGSLFATQTSPAMLMTLGVLITLCGTLLSVGYHAYQTELFPTRLRARAVGFVYSMSRLSAMFSGFMIAFALRHFQVPGVFALITLSMVMVMGAIGLFGPRTNNRNLDEISH; encoded by the coding sequence ATGGCAAGCCTGCCGCTCGACGCACCTGGCGCGTCGCCCGCTTCAAGCACCGGCGCGCAGGCGCTCACGCCCGGCGTCAACGCGCGCATCGACCGCCTGCCCGCCACGCGCACGATATGGATGCTGGTGTTCCTGCTGTCGATCGGCGGCTGGTTCGAGTTCTACGACCTGTTTTTCACCGCTTATGTGGGCCCCGGCCTCGTCAAAAGCGGCCTCTATGCAACCACGACCGCATCGTTCTTCGGGGTATCCGGGCTGGGCGCCTTCGTGGCGGCGTCATTCGCCGGACTCTTCATCGGCACCTTCTTTCTCGCGGGTCTGGCGGATCGCTATGGCCGTCGAACCGTGTTTACCGTGTCGCTACTGTGGTATTCCGCGGCCACGCTGATCATGGCCCTGCAAACCACCGCGCCGGCCATCAATCTGTGGCGCCTGATCGCGGGCATCGGCGTGGGCGTCGAGCTGGTGACGATCGACACCTATGTCAGCGAACTCGTGCCGAAACACCTGCGCGGCCGGGCCTTCGCGTTCGTTCATCTGGTGCAGTACACCGCCGTGCCGTCGGTCGCCTTGCTCGCCTGGTGGCTGGTGCCACAAACGCCGTTCGGCGTGGACGGCTGGCGCTGGGTCGTGATCATCGGCGCACTCGGCGCGGTAATCGTGTGGGCCATCCGCCGGCGCGTGCCGGAAAGCCCGCGTTGGCTCGCACAGCAAGGCCGCGCCGCCGAAGCCGAACAGGTCCTGCAAGCGATCGAAGCAAAAGTCGCCCGGCAATACGGCAAGCCCTTGCCCGCACCGGTGCCGGCTGTCGAGCCGGCTACCACCAAGGCCGCTTTCCGCGAAATCTGGCAGCCGCCGTATCGCAAGCGCGCGATCACGATGCTCGTCTTCAACCTGTTCCAGGCGATCGGCTTCTACGGCTTCGCATCATGGGTGCCGACGCTGCTGGTTTCCAAGGGCGTGACGATTACGCACAGCCTGCTGTATTCGTTCGTCATTGCGATCTCCAATCCGTTCGGACCGCTAATCGGCATGGCGATCGCGGATCGCATCGAACGTAAGACCCTGATCGTGTTATCGGCACTCGGCATCGCCGTGTTCGGCAGCCTGTTCGCGACGCAAACCTCGCCTGCCATGCTGATGACGCTAGGTGTGCTGATCACGCTGTGCGGCACCTTGCTGTCGGTCGGCTATCACGCGTACCAGACCGAACTGTTCCCCACCCGCTTGCGGGCGCGCGCCGTCGGTTTTGTTTACTCGATGTCGCGCTTATCCGCGATGTTCTCCGGCTTCATGATCGCCTTCGCGCTGCGCCACTTCCAGGTG
- a CDS encoding ABC transporter permease, whose amino-acid sequence MSTTPQHMMPSGIDPVTLAQVERVAQKRIRQRQALVITLRIVVLVVVLGGWELSARLKWIDPFFFSMPSAIFDQIVDWFVNGTSQGPLLTQVWVTLEETGLGFIIGSVAGVFCGIVLGRNKLLSDVFSLYIKIANSIPRVVLGSVFVIALGLGMASKVALAVVMVFFVVFANAFQGVREADRYMIANAQILGASRRQVTTSVVIPSALSWILASLHVSFGFALVGAVVGEFLGSKQGIGLLISTAQGAFNASGVFAAMIVLAVVALAADYLLTALEHRLLKWRPAAV is encoded by the coding sequence ATGTCTACGACCCCTCAACATATGATGCCTTCGGGCATCGATCCCGTGACACTCGCCCAGGTCGAGCGTGTCGCGCAAAAACGCATCCGGCAGCGCCAGGCGCTGGTGATTACGCTGCGCATTGTCGTGCTGGTGGTTGTGCTCGGCGGGTGGGAGTTGTCCGCGCGCCTGAAGTGGATCGATCCGTTCTTCTTCTCGATGCCCAGCGCGATTTTCGATCAGATCGTCGACTGGTTCGTGAACGGCACGTCGCAAGGTCCGCTCCTGACGCAAGTGTGGGTCACGCTTGAAGAAACCGGGCTCGGCTTCATTATCGGTTCGGTGGCGGGTGTGTTCTGCGGCATCGTGCTCGGCCGCAACAAGCTGCTCTCCGACGTGTTCAGCCTCTACATCAAGATCGCCAACTCGATTCCGCGTGTGGTGCTCGGCTCAGTGTTCGTGATTGCGCTCGGTCTTGGCATGGCTTCGAAGGTGGCGCTGGCGGTGGTGATGGTGTTCTTCGTCGTGTTCGCCAACGCGTTTCAAGGTGTGCGCGAAGCAGACCGCTACATGATCGCGAATGCGCAGATTCTGGGTGCATCACGCCGTCAGGTGACGACCTCGGTGGTGATTCCGTCGGCGCTGAGCTGGATTCTCGCCAGCTTGCATGTGAGCTTCGGTTTTGCGCTGGTCGGTGCGGTGGTCGGCGAGTTCCTCGGCTCGAAGCAAGGCATCGGCCTGCTGATCTCCACAGCACAAGGCGCGTTCAACGCAAGCGGCGTGTTCGCGGCAATGATCGTGCTGGCCGTGGTCGCACTGGCTGCGGACTATCTGTTGACGGCACTCGAACACCGGCTGTTGAAGTGGCGGCCCGCAGCGGTTTGA